In one window of Tubulanus polymorphus chromosome 3, tnTubPoly1.2, whole genome shotgun sequence DNA:
- the LOC141902041 gene encoding kelch domain-containing protein 10-like, producing MEDEVKYFTFELVTAKADEQNDPEFLQHPDDRSGHRIIVTNNNLYSIGGYNPHYWGRENDEFTIYPIFRELWKFNLTTRIWMKLKTSGEMPVELASHAALLLGNNLLVHGGTGTPFGYSSSNQLYACNLRTLQWVNIQCNGTLPGEVYGHSLTVVGKYIYMFGGTTGFEYSDDVHKLDLETFIWERIPIDDRKPPDNRRRPKGRYRHEAVTDGEKVFIFGGGRAYATYGFEELDVFNIKENVWEKHTCQPAGSIGFPKPRRCHSCVRYKNNVFICGGYNGAEPFNDLWKMNLTTYQWSKFSQLPNPVYFHSADVTVDGCMYIFGGVNVIDTERNADIYRIWLHPPTLKEQCWIRFTSLVEDFALLGRDVLLEIGIPEDLVSRVC from the exons ATGGAAGATGAAGTGAAATATTTCACATTTGAGTTGGTCACAGCTAAAGCAGATGAACAAAATGATCCAG agTTTCTGCAGCACCCCGACGACAGAAGCGGTCACAGAATAATCGTCACGAATAATAATCTTTATTCGATCGGAGGTTATAATCCTCATTATTGGGGTCGAGAAAACGATGAGTTTACTATATACCCTATATTCAGAGAA TTATGGAAGTTCAATTTAACGACTAGAATATGGATGAAACTGAAAACATCAGGAGAGATGCCCGTCGAATTAGCCTCACATGCAG CATTGTTACTGGGTAACAATTTACTGGTTCACGGCGGAACAGGAACTCCGTTCGGATATTCGAGCAGTAATCAACTTTACGCCTGTAATTTACGTACTTTACAATGGGTGAACATACAATGCAACGGAACTCTACCTGGAGAGGTTTACGGACAT AGTCTCACGGTGGTtggtaaatatatctatatgttCGGTGGCACGACTGGATTTGAATACAGCGACGACGTACATAAACTTGACCTGGAAACGTTCATCTGGGAAAGAATTCCGATAGACGATCGTAAACCACCCGATAATAGAAGACGACCAAAAGGAAG GTATCGGCATGAAGCTGTCACAGATGGTGAAaaggtttttatttttggCGGTGGAAGAGCTTACGCTACTTACGGATTTGAAGAG CTTGatgtttttaatataaaaGAGAATGTTTGGGAGAAGCACACGTGTCAGCCGGCTGGATCAATCGGATTCCCTAAACCTAGACGATGTCACAGTTGCGTCAGATATAAAAACA ATGTGTTTATCTGTGGTGGATATAACGGTGCTGAACCATTCAATGATCTATGGAAGATGAATCTGACGACATATCAGTGGTCGAAATTCTCTCAATTACCGAACCCAGTTTATTTCCATTCGGCCGATGTTACAGTT GATGGTTGCATGTATATATTCGGAGGTGTTAATGTGATAGACACCGAAAGAAATGCGGATATTTATCGGATTTGGCTGCATCCGCCGACCTTGAAAGAACAATGTTGGATACGATTTACGTCGTTAGTGGAAGACTTTGCGTTGCTGGGACGAGACGTTCTACTCGAAATCGGAATTCCCGAGGATTTAGTGTCAAGAGTGTGCTAG